Genomic window (Methanobacterium sp. Maddingley MBC34):
TATAAAGAATAATCCTGTGGTTCTAATTGTTTTAGCGGCGATTATTATCATCCCCTCAATGTACGCCCTGTTAAATATCCAGGCAACATGGGATCCATATTCTTTAACCTCTAACCTCAAAGTGGCAGTAGCCAATGAGGATACTGGTTCTGCTCTTAACGGGACCCAGTATAATGTTGGAGATATGCTGGTTGATGAGTTGAAGGGTAATGATAAATTCAGCTGGCAATTTGTTGATGAGGAAACAGCGCGTAACGGGGTTAAAAATGGAGATTACTACGCAGCTCTTATAATCCCTGGTAATTTCAGCCAGACTGTACTATCAATTGACACCACCAACCCACAGCAGGCCAGTATAGAATACGTGGTCAATGATAAACTCAATGCCATCGCCCCTAAAATGACCAACACAGGTGCTGACACGCTACAAACAAAGATCAACGATGAAATTGTGGAAACTATCGATGGTATCATATTCGGTAAGCTCAGTGATGTGGGAGAACTGGCCAAGGAGAACAAAGCAACATTTCTTAAAACTAAATCCATGTTAAATGAGTTAAATGGTAAGTTAGGAAACATTGATAAAGATCTGGTTCAGGCTAACTCGGTCATGGCCACTGTTAACGAAATATGGCCCAAGTTCAGTGCACAATTACCGGTGATGCAGAGTGAGGCTGATGAGGTCAAATCAAAATATGATACTCTGTACAATTACATTCAGAGTGACCCTACAAAGGCCCTATCCACAGTGCAGGATATGGAATCAGTGGATACTAAAATTATAACTGGCTTAAAATATGTTGATGCATTTTTAGTTGCTCTTTACAATCAAACCGGGGATGAAAATTTAAAACCAATCATCACCCAGGTCGAAGATGCCACTACCAAGGCAACCACAGTTCTCACCCTACTAAAAGAGGTTGAAGCAGATATAGCCAGTAGTCAGGACCCTTCAGGTAAGTTAAATCAACTTAAAAATTCCATTGACCAGATGGACAGTGCCATTAATCTACTGGCTAACAACCGGGATAATATTGATCAGGCCATCAGCACAGCATCAACTAAACTGGCCCTGGCCAACTCCAAATGGCCGGAAGTTAGAAGTTCAATCCAGATTGCAGCTGTTAAACTCAATTCAGTGGATGAAGCTGATCTGGACCGTTTAATTGCATTCTCTGAAACTGATCAAAATGGTGTGAAAAACTACTTTGAAAGTCCGGTAAAACTGGAAAAAACCCATGTTTATCAGGTAGATAATTATGGTTCTGCACTTGCACCGTTCTATATTGCAATATCATTGTGGATTGGTTGTATAATTGCAGTAGCAATGATCTCCATGCGTGTCAAATCAAGGAAGGATTACAGTGCTGAAACCGTGTATATGGGAAGAATGGGTCTATTTTTATTAATAGGTTTAATACAGTC
Coding sequences:
- a CDS encoding putative membrane protein (TIGRFAM: YhgE/Pip C-terminal domain; YhgE/Pip N-terminal domain), with the protein product MIKGAREIFKSDLRAIKNNPVVLIVLAAIIIIPSMYALLNIQATWDPYSLTSNLKVAVANEDTGSALNGTQYNVGDMLVDELKGNDKFSWQFVDEETARNGVKNGDYYAALIIPGNFSQTVLSIDTTNPQQASIEYVVNDKLNAIAPKMTNTGADTLQTKINDEIVETIDGIIFGKLSDVGELAKENKATFLKTKSMLNELNGKLGNIDKDLVQANSVMATVNEIWPKFSAQLPVMQSEADEVKSKYDTLYNYIQSDPTKALSTVQDMESVDTKIITGLKYVDAFLVALYNQTGDENLKPIITQVEDATTKATTVLTLLKEVEADIASSQDPSGKLNQLKNSIDQMDSAINLLANNRDNIDQAISTASTKLALANSKWPEVRSSIQIAAVKLNSVDEADLDRLIAFSETDQNGVKNYFESPVKLEKTHVYQVDNYGSALAPFYIAISLWIGCIIAVAMISMRVKSRKDYSAETVYMGRMGLFLLIGLIQSFIVAVGALLLNIQVSSQALFLFTTIYIGLCGMVVVYSMTSAFGNAGKALAIIILVLQITATGGTFPVELLPSFFQAIHPYLPLTYAIGALREVVAGVLWSNFLYCIGVLAVFPVLSFILTLIIKEKVDKRAQWTESKLKDSGLF